TTTCTCTTCACATCCCTCCATTAAGAAATACATCAATTATCGAATGAGTTTAAACACAATTTGTATTCTGAGATAAAATGAATACCTCTAAAATCAAAACCTCCAAATTCtccttaaaatataaatcttatTTCTTAAGGGTTGGGAGGGGTGATATCCGGCCTTTTAGTCGGAAAATCACATCTTCTATaccattatatatatttttctctttttttaaaaaaaaaaattaagaaatatgTTATAACAGAGTTTTGCTTGTTCTTTGGTGTGTTTCGATGAAATATGGATGTGTCACGATGATATTTTGTTTTCtatgtatgtttttttttttgttcaatcgAGATCTTAATGATCTCAACTTCAATGATACCAGTTCTTGATGAATTCAGTTTAGAACAGAGGCAGTACTTATTTGTTAGACTCATAAATATGACTATCaatgtaagaaaaaaaatattccctcagttttattaattgtttatttaaacaaaatttatagATTACTTTATTTATTAAGCTACtacttaattatattttgatttatgaCATGAAACATATAATTATGAAAAAGAATCATTTACGCCTTTAGGGTTTGGCTCTAGAATCAAGAAAACCCTCAACGTTCGGAAAGATTCAAATATGCCTCCAACGTTTTAAAAGGTGAACAACTAGGCTTttattttgacttataaatgagaTGTTGGGGTCTGGTTGTCGAAATTGAGGGGTctaattgttcatttttcaaaacGTTGGGGGCATTATTTGAATCTTTCGGACGTTAAAAGTTTGCTTGATCctaaaaccaaacgttaggggcataaatgatctttttttctataattattaaGTTCATTTCAATCTAAATTTAATTCTGTAAATTAAACCACATATCTAGATTACTTTATTCATAAGGAcaaatttagaatataattattaaaattatctaaaaaaatctaaacagacaaatatttataaataaatatatttttcaaataaaccATTAGAAAATTGAGGGATTATTATTTATGGGTAGCCATCTATGTAGATAAATTATTATCATTACAAAAAGATAACATAGCTACTACATATAGCATGTCAAGGTTATTCAAATCAGTCCATTTTCTTCTAAGCGAAATCCATCACCATCACCATCATTGGCTTTATAATCCCAAAAATCTTGCAGCATATAATACTCAAATTTAGCCGCCACATTTTCCGGCACGGACACTAGCACCGTAACAGCGTCAACATCGCCGAGAACCGGTAAAAACAAGCAGTAAATATCACTACTTAAAGGACCCATATGCAAAGCTTTCCCTTCACCAAAATCCACATCTTCTAAGCCTAATTTTGACCATTGAGAAATAACCATACTCGTAGAAAGGTCGGTTTTTACCATTTTATCCTCCAATAAATCAACCATTGACCTCACATAATCATCACTTAAGCATGATTTAGCAGCTTGGACTAGTTTGACTCCATGGTGAAGATTATTATTGGTCAAATCCTGAACACTGGTCTGGGCACAACCCAGCACAAATCCATTCCCATAATACCCTTGGGGCAATTCCGGTATCAATTTTTTCCTGACGTTCACCGAGAAAAGGAGCTTGACGTTAAGTGAAGGTGACAAGTCCAGAGATGTAACCCAACAGCGCCACGTGTGCGATGCCAATGTTTCAAAAGTGGTGCACTTTAGGGAAGGAACACACTTCCTCTTGAGGTGTAGGATATGAGAAGAGGTGAAGGTTAAGGAGGTGGCCACCAGAGGCAGCGACTGTAAATAGTGGCTAAGACTAAGCCCGGTCAGGTCGTTTTCGTTGTCGAGGGTATTTCTGAGATATCCAGGATGTTTGAAGGCTATTTGTGGGGGATTTCGGGGTTTTAAAACGTGGCGAGTGTGAAATGGTGTGATTGGAATATCTAGATTGGGTTTTGTGGCAATGTGAGCCCAAGCGTGTAAGAACTGAGATGTACCTAAGCCGTCACATAGACAATGGTTAATCCCGGTGCAGAGGATCATTCCTCCACACGTTAGATTCGTTACCTGTAAGTGGCAAAAACGGAATAAGCGATCAAAGAGAATTTGTGTAGGTCTTTTTAAGTATTACAGAAACGGAACAAAGGCCGTCTTATGGGGAGTAGACATTAATATAAGAAGAAAGGAAAAATCTTTACACAGATTAATCCATGAAAAATTTATTGACCTGaccaattattaattattaataaaatgaaaaatgagaGGAAAACTTGTTAGATTTGTTAGGACCAACCCTAGCTCACAAAGTGAAGTGaggaataataataaaattaaaaaatattctgGAAGTAGGGCACCAAGTACTTAATTTATTGCATGGGTGGCATTACCGCAAGGCTGGGCCATTAAACGGCGTCGTCATGACAGCAGTGCCAGCAAGTCCAGGCCATAGGAAATTaagtttcttttgtttttttgttgcCTTGGCCAAATCCAAGTTCTCACTACTTTATAATTGAAATAGAAAGATCATACTAAACGACCCATCTCACATCAATTCATActactaataaaaaaatcatcattTGTAGTTTAATGGTAGAAATATTGTAATTTAAGAATTATTACATGAGAGCTAGAGTTCAGCTCATATTACGTATTAGCTATAGCGAAAAGAAGTGTTACCTGAATTATAAGAGGAGGAATATCCAAGAAACTCCGAGCTTCAACTCTGTACAAAAGTTGTCTCCAAGACCTGTTTGGTTGCTTAGAAAGTTCAAGAAACTGATCAGCAGTAAAATCCAAGAAAGCTTCAGCAAACACAGCACCTTCACCATTACAGTCCACTTCAAGCTTTTTATCATCATCTTTACAACTTCTTATCCTCCCAGCTAGTGGGTAGTAATCCACAAGAACCCTAGAGAGTGAATATTTCAAGATTTCTGAGCTCACAGATTTTTTGAAAAGGTAGAGATATTTAATGGAGAATCTAAGAAACTTCTGATCGTCAAGATTTGAAAGATATAATGAATGTTTTGGAGTTGGAGTTAAAGGAGAGATTAAAACTGGTTTGGTTTGATAAAAACAATCTGGAAGTTCTTGTGATGATGATTTGAGCATGATGGTTTCttgaattttcttcttctttgaaTACTGTGAATTAATGGAGTTTAGAGGGAGAAATTATagagagaagaagaagacaaaGATCTACGGTTGGATATGGAGCTGTGGGCATAGAGATATGGTTTTTATAAGCTCATTCGCGcgaattgaaaatgaaaattcctattttttttctattattagcACTTTTCCGTACACATATATGCATAACAAGccattttatatctttttattgTATAAACAAACTATATAGGAATAGAAATTAAAGCAACCATTAATTAAGGAATAAGAATCATGGTGGTGggacaattttatttaatatatgggCCATTGATAAATTTGTTTCCTGTTTCTTTATGATGAAATGcatattattagtttattattttcaaaatagtaTTGATGTAATTGTAATTTAGTGCATGTGAGTTTCTTTTTTGGCTTAACTTATCTTAAGGACtgtgtatttttcttttttcttttagggtatttttatttattttacttgttccttatacttataaaaataatattataaaattctattttttttacttaattctTGTATTTTGGAAAATAGATTTACTTGGTATCTGAGAGTTCTCCacactttcacatttttaataacaatatgatttttaaaattataaggaccaaataaaaaaagatgaaacaaagaaaaaacagaaaattacatAAACTTTAGGATGGGTCTATGCACTTTTTTTTGTTGCAACTTACGAATTAAacagatattttaaaaaaatcaaacgtttaaagttCCTTACTTTTATTTGCAAGAATAATGAGTGTATGTGACTTTTTTCTTACTAGCATTTAATGAACCGTGTGAGTTatataataaaagataaaatagattattaaaaaaatgcttgaaatttagcaaaatttataatttaattatatttttttattatttatattgtcatACATAacctaataattttatattattttattcaacAATCGTTTAAAGTTGACGTAGAATACATAAAACTGCCAAAAGTGAAAGTTCGTGCATACATtgcaaaaagtttgaatttgaaaGCTCATGCCTGACATTGAAACAAATTGTAAGGTTGTATATGATATTCAAAAAACTGTAAGGTCAAACATGACattgtataaaattaaaaatatgcgattaaattatgaattcaCAGAAGTTGAACAATTTTTGGTAATAAATCCTTGAAAATATAAGAAGTTTGAACTCTAAACCTCTGTGAATTCTCATCATAAAATGATAATACATTCATACTAATTacgttaattataaattataatctaTGCTTTTAAGAGCCTTTCAATTTGATGAATAGATGCACTGCAATATCATAATTTTGATAACAAAAAGGATAAAATCTTGTGCTAATCATATACCTTATCTCATGAATCGACTGCGTTTTTCCTTTGTCCTTTTCCTTATTATGTCTTTTGTCTACTGTCATTTTGCttcattatatttttcaaaatcaattacGCACTTCTCATTTCTTTTTATGAGAACAAAATTACGTCTTCTTTTATATGAATAAAATTATGTCTTTTTATTAGGCAGAACTCATATTTTTTACTATCAAAGTAATTTCTCTTTATGAATAGTACGAATGGTACGGAGAAGGACTGGGTGGTCGTATATATAGATGGAATCTGATGAAGAGCAGTTTATCACTGTCAGGGGCGGAACTAGGAATCCAAGTCAGGAGGATCGAAATTTTTGAGTTCGGCCATTTAGAGAAataaaacaagaataaaaaCAGTGTAAAATTGATAACTATCACTTGTAGGGGCGGTTACAGGAAACAGAACTGCCTCTATCACTTTATAAAACCGCCCCTAATCATCAGTTGCCAGAATGCCTCTCCAAATGAATTCCCATGCGTTCTTGTCTActattattcatttattttcagtttttagttttaccttatttttatttttaaccccaaaaattaactttataaatttttaatcaaataatcaTTCCGATCTCTTAATTCATAgctcaattttaaataattcacTTTCAgtcattttgataaattaagaaTAGTATTCttgtttttaaatcaattaaaaataaaattgtacaaTATGAATAAATTTAGAAGTCGAAATGACCCATTTTATTCTTTAATgactttaaattaaaaaatattattcgtaattgatttaaaaaataaaagatattgtcttaattgatcaaaatgatAGAAGTGaattatttgattataaatCACAAGTTTGATGACCAAGTTGGCCTTTTActcataaattttatataagggttaaagtcaaaaaaatcatgaactttacacgttttttcattttaatcacgcagtttaaattttttcattttcatgcacgaactaccactttttctcaaattcatacacggtgctgatgtgacactcattcattggtataaaatgacctccacctcagcgaattacaccaatggagtcgtgacatctcagcaccgtgtatgaatttggaaaaaagcggtagttcgtgcatgaaaatgggaaaatttaaactacgtgattaaaatgagaaaacatgtaaagttggtgaatttttatgacattgaCCCTTTTATTTAAGacactttttttatataatctcTCTTAAATTAGTATGAATTACCAttctccatttttaaaaatagctattccaaatttttaaatataattaaaacctCTTACAAAGGAAATTTTAGTTCAAAAAGgctaaaatgtcaaaaaaaaaagaataaattttaaaattgatgaaAAAAACAGTAATTTGAATCTAAACTTATAATGTAGTTATAAATAGCCCTATTTTGCTTTTACAAAAATAGCTACAGAGATTTACAATCACGTTCAAAATTGTGATTTCTCATGAACAGACAGAGAGATTTCATTATCATTAActaatttcataaattaaaatgtGTATTTATTGAGTTTACGGATAGTTAACTAATGGAGGCCATGTTATCACTTAATTTCTTGTCCTGTTTGTTTGTTAAGTATTGGCGTATAAACCCACAAACAACCACCACAGAATCGGGTACCTACCTACCTGGCAACCTAATATTCCCTGGGCACCATGTTCTTTTAGTCACCTCAAGCAATGCAAAAAGGCTACATCAAAACATTCATGCatcaaaaatgtaaaatgtaaaaggcttaattacttaaaaatccccccacctttaatttttatttcgtttataccctgacctagaaaaactgtcacatatacccttgacgttgtcattatgtttcgcctctaccccaaatttcaaaaaaaagatgatttcttaaaaacaactaaatttaagggttattttatacctttttttattaaaaaatgtacaaactaatacttaatctttaaaaacgttcaaataagttctaaaattaattaatttttttaatttaaataaaataaataaataaaataaaatatttttattaagttctATTTATAACCGTACTTCTATTTAGaaaaccgctaatattattttttttaattttttttatttttacggaaataagctccttcctccatggaggaaggagctcgcaCTGCTCCTTCCTCACAAGAAGCAgcgtgctccttcctccatgaggaaggagcagcaTGCTCCTTCCTCATCATTGAAGGAAGGAGAAGCtcctcctcccatggaggaggagctattttttttattttttttaaaaaaaaattaaaaatagattttaaaattaaagtacggTATTATGTTGAAATTCATTAGTctgatgtaaaaaaatttacggttttttatttttaacaaattattgacaactaatataaattaaattattattattagttaaattttttaaagaagaaggtgtttttgtataattaataacattgacgtgtaattagaatatatgctaaaaatgaaggattattttaaactctttttcaaatgaaaagaggtcaatttaatacctcgagggtagaggcgaaacataatgacaacgtcaagggtatatgtgacagtttttctaggtcagagtataaacgaaataaaaattaaaggtggggtttttttaagtaattaagccaatgTAAAATCTAAATTTCtatgtttctttttttgttACAAAAGGTGGAAAAATGAATTCGAATTGGcgtttttcatatttaaattatactagCGTATGGCAAGCATGAACAAAAATCTATTTTATGCTAGAAAAGAAACAAGAATTATTTTATTCCTAATAGATATATTTTGTATCATAagcaattttgattttaatttaacatTGAGCTATGATATTTGGTCAAATTCTGCTATAGTTGCAGGTTCAATTCCTCCTACGAATGCGTCCTTTgtccaattaaaaaaaaggaattTCTAACTTATATAGaaataagtttttattttaaacttttgaatcaaaatgaagttttattttatattttttagatgattaaataacatttaattaatttttagaaatagTATATGATATTTcaccaaaattataaatatatcattgatcttatactttcaaaactaaagtaataataataataataataataataataataacaaatgaaaataaaaataaaaataaaattttagcttACTTGGATATCAAACATTTCTTACAAATGAATTTGCAATTGTTGAAAGGATACGGCCAAATTTCAAGGCGCAACTGAGTTGATAAGGCATTTTTCTGAATTAAGTGAGATTATGGTTCGAACCGTACTTTAGTATgtaactgtttaaaatttggaataAGAGCTTTTCCTCCCGCAAAGAACCTATCGCGCTCGAGTGAGGATTAATATGAATGTggaaggtttaaaagtatcgtTTCATAGTTGGAAGTCATTCAGACATCTCatgaataacaaaaaaataaatacaatcaTACAAGAATTTTATTGACATGGCTACGTTGAATTGGGCTTCTTCCTTTCAAACAACACCTTTATTCTAATTCATCAATCTAAGAATTTTGGCTGATTTTCAGCTTTAGTTACCTTTATTTGATTGAAATGATTATACAAGATTCACGTTGTCGACATTAATTAGTCAAAATTAACCACTTTTATTGTACAGAGATAGAAAACAGCAT
This region of Mercurialis annua linkage group LG1-X, ddMerAnnu1.2, whole genome shotgun sequence genomic DNA includes:
- the LOC126674646 gene encoding alcohol acyltransferase 9 is translated as MLKSSSQELPDCFYQTKPVLISPLTPTPKHSLYLSNLDDQKFLRFSIKYLYLFKKSVSSEILKYSLSRVLVDYYPLAGRIRSCKDDDKKLEVDCNGEGAVFAEAFLDFTADQFLELSKQPNRSWRQLLYRVEARSFLDIPPLIIQVTNLTCGGMILCTGINHCLCDGLGTSQFLHAWAHIATKPNLDIPITPFHTRHVLKPRNPPQIAFKHPGYLRNTLDNENDLTGLSLSHYLQSLPLVATSLTFTSSHILHLKRKCVPSLKCTTFETLASHTWRCWVTSLDLSPSLNVKLLFSVNVRKKLIPELPQGYYGNGFVLGCAQTSVQDLTNNNLHHGVKLVQAAKSCLSDDYVRSMVDLLEDKMVKTDLSTSMVISQWSKLGLEDVDFGEGKALHMGPLSSDIYCLFLPVLGDVDAVTVLVSVPENVAAKFEYYMLQDFWDYKANDGDGDGFRLEENGLI